The genomic region TGGGAGATCCCTACAAAATTGAATGCAAGGATTATCCTGTCGGCAGTCAAACTATTAATGTCAGATTAGAGGATAAAGCCAAAACCAATATTTATTACAAGCAAAGATCCTCAGGTGCACTCAACGCTTCAGATAAATTCAAAAACCTGGATAAAATAAAGGTGGTCGATACCATTGTATATGGCCTGGTCAATGTGCGGACAGACGGTAACAAGATCCTCTGCGCAACATTGAATGAAGGTAAGAGTAAGTGGGAGGTCCAGACGTTCAACTCACGCTTTTAATTTCAAAAAATTTTAACCAGACTATCTAAATCATGCAACATTAAAAAGAAACATTTGGAGTATACCTAAAATGTATATACCTTTGCAGTATAATACAAAGGAATATTATGAAAACACTTTCGCTAAAATTAGATGATTCAGTATTTACCGATACGGAACAAGTCATCAATCAAATTAAGAAATCCCGAAACAGATACATAAATGAAGCATTAGACTTTTATAATAAAGTTCAAAAAAGAAAAATCTTAGCTGACAAGTTGGCAAAAGAATCGGAACTTGTTAAGGATGAATCTATAAAAGTTCTTCATGAATTCGAAATGATTGATTATGAAAGTCAAACAATTTGAGGTCTGGATTGCTGACCTTAATCCTACGTCAGGGACAGAACCAGGCAAAGTCAGGCCAGTCATAGTTATTCAAACTGATCTTTTGAACAAACACCATTCTTCTTCAATAATTTGCCCGATAACAACTAATGTTCAGAAGGAAAGTGAAATTTTAAGGGTTCACTTGAAAAAAGGTTGCTGTGGTTTAAGTGAAGGCTGTGATATAATGATTGACCAGATTCGGGCGATTGATAATAAAAGGATGTTAAAAAGAATTGGCATTGCTCCAAATGATATAATTCTAAAAATAAAAGACAATTTGAAAATATTATTTGATATGGAATAGGATGTTTCATCGTTTCATCAGAGGGTCACCGTTTCACCGCTTCCACGCTTCCACGCTTTACCACTCACGCCTCACATCTCACGCCTCTTTGAACTTACTAACTTCAACTTTGCCCTTTTTCCTTTGAACTTTGAACTTATTTTTCCTCCCTTATTGTACATATCAAATCATTTTTTATATTTGTCATGCTAAGCCACCATCCATTAGAGTTCTTCTTACAAACCGACTCAAAATCAATGCAATAGTTGGTTTTATGAAGGAACTGATTGTTATTTTGAAATTTTTATTGGTATAAAATGAAGTATGTTTCTCAACCAAAATTTGGGTGGATAAACCAACTAGTGTAGTAATTCAAACATTAGAACCAAGAATAGTATTAACTTAAATTAAAAGAAAAATGAAAAACACAAAATTACTCTTAGGTCTATTATTAACTGAACTAGTTCTTAATAGTTGTGCTCCTGTTAAAACAACTGTAACTTTCAAGAATTACAATGAAGCGGATGTGACTGTAAATATTGAAAGTTATACTAAAAAGGGGAGTTTGAAGGTTAATGAATCTGTTTCAGTTGGGA from Bacteroidales bacterium harbors:
- a CDS encoding type II toxin-antitoxin system PemK/MazF family toxin yields the protein MKVKQFEVWIADLNPTSGTEPGKVRPVIVIQTDLLNKHHSSSIICPITTNVQKESEILRVHLKKGCCGLSEGCDIMIDQIRAIDNKRMLKRIGIAPNDIILKIKDNLKILFDME